Proteins encoded together in one Hevea brasiliensis isolate MT/VB/25A 57/8 chromosome 16, ASM3005281v1, whole genome shotgun sequence window:
- the LOC110649984 gene encoding wall-associated receptor kinase 3 translates to MGFGRLLMLLVLAGVLVAPATAQAKPNCPDRCGHISIPYPFGLNDHCSLNKQFLITCNNTNSTPPREKAFLGNSSIKVTNISIDGELQIRSEISRRCYDKLSGNVYWETNWLRLSKFRISKLKNKFTVVGCDSYAYLRGFREGKAYRAGCMSTCDSFDSVYNKSCAGSGCCQMEIPDGLYYTNVTAYSFDSHKKVQEFNPCTYAFVVEDDKFDFSSEYLKNIPEDTEFTMVLEWSIDNNTLSTLCKDNAESYQPDNVSGYRCRCKKGYEGNPYLGCRDTNECNHPNNCSHICIDLEGSYRCDCPKGYYGDGRKDGQSCTASQFPLNKIIIGVGIGFIVLLVASSWLYLVLKQRKLIKLKEKFFRENGGFILRQKFSGRQGNPDMAKIFTDDELKKATNNYDESTIVGKGGFGTVYKGILSDKREVAIKKSISVDQNQIEQFINEVVVLSQINHRNVVKLLGCCLETQVPLLVYEFISNGTVFDYVHDQRNASAFSWDIRLRIAAETAGALSYLHSAASVPIIHRDVKTTNILLDAKYTAKVSDFGASRLVPLDETQLSTMVQGTLGYLDPEYFQTSQLTEKSDVYSFGVVLVELLTGKKALSFDRPEEERSLAMHFLSSMKEGKLFEILEKHIVNEVKKEQVLEMAQLAKRCLSLKGEERPPMKEVAMELEGLHRMKMHPWVAVNTEETEFLLAREESSAFGDGDGYTASTQDRLHCSDRCGNSTIPYPFGLDGCNLSPEFLITCNDSFNPPLPFLRKSNIKVKNITLDGKLEIVTIAARDCYNQSGARQPGFRRRILTLSNFTISKSQNKFTVIGCDSYAYLQGFRDGKLYSSGCMSVCAEREFVDDNSCSGSGCCQIEIPDGLYRANVTAYSFNNHTNVSDFNPCTYAFIVEDSKFNFSFKYLQNISNTAEFPMVLDWAIEDNNTNACKDHAQSYQPPGNISGYRCECKAGYQGNPYVGCQDINECENENECTDKCTNTEGNYTCSCPKGYHGDGRKDGQGCTPNQLSLVKITLGVGIGFTALVVIASWLYLVFRKQKLIKLKEKFFQQNGGAILQQKLSRREGTPDHTAKIFTAEELKKATNNYDESTIIGKGGFGTVYKGILTDNRLVAIKKSITVDQNQIEQFINEVVVLSQINHKNVVRLLGCCLETPVPLLVYEFITNGTLFDHIHNESNGLSALSWETRLKIAAEMAGALSYLHSAASVPIIHRDVKTTNILLDADYTAKVSDFGASRLAPLDETQLSTMVQGTWGYLDPEYLHTSQLTDKSDVYSFGVILVELLTSMKALCFNRPEEERSLAMYFLSSVKGGKLFEVLDSRIINQGKEKQMEEVARLATRCLRLKGEERPSMKEVAMELEGLKMMEVHTWAEVNLEETEYLLGEKSNNFGHGDDSTASAGYDSMKNHVILSVGDGR, encoded by the exons ATGGGTTTCGGTAGATTACTTATGCTCCTTGTTCTTGCTGGGGTGCTTGTAGCACCGGCAACAGCTCAAGCCAAGCCCAACTGCCCAGACCGTTGTGGGCATATAAGCATTCCATATCCCTTTGGCCTAAATGATCATTGTAGCCTAAACAAACAGTTCCTCATCACTTGCAACAACACCAATTCTACACCTCCACGAGAAAAAGCTTTTTTGGGGAATTCGAGTATTAAGGTTACAAACATTAGCATCGATGGTGAATTGCAAATCAGGAGCGAAATATCCCGACGTTGCTATGATAAATTGTCCGGCAATGTGTACTGGGAAACAAATTGGTTGCGTTTGTCAAAGTTCAGAATTTCCAAATTGAAAAACAAGTTCACTGTCGTGGGCTGTGATAGCTATGCATACCTCCGGGGCTTTCGAGAAGGGAAAGCTTACAGAGCCGGATGCATGTCGACCTGCGACTCCTTCGATTCTGTGTATAACAAGTCTTGCGCAGGTAGTGGATGTTGCCAGATGGAGATTCCTGATGGACTATACTATACAAATGTCACGGCCTACAGTTTCGACAGCCATAAAAAGGTGCAAGAATTCAATCCCTGCACCTATGCCTTCGTTGTAGAAGATGACAAATTCGACTTCTCTTCTGAATATCTAAAGAATATCCCAGAAGATACGGAGTTCACGATGGTGCTTGAATGGTCAATTGATAACAATACACTAAGCACTCTGTGCAAGGATAATGCCGAGAGTTATCAACCAGACAACGTTTCTGGATATCGATGCCGATGCAAGAAAGGCTATGAAGGGAATCCATATCTTGGGTGCCGAG ACACCAACGAATGCAACCATCCAAATAACTGCTCACATATATGCATTGATTTGGAGGGAAGTTATAGATGCGATTGCCCGAAGGGATACTATGGGGATGGGAGAAAAGACGGACAAAGTTGCACAGCTTCTCAATTTCCACTTAATAAGATAATTATTG GTGTTGGCATAGGCTTTATAGTCCTGTTGGTTGCTAGCTCTTGGCTTTACTTGGTTTTAAAGCAGAGAAAGCTCATCAAACTTAAAGAGAAATTCTTCAGGGAAAATGGCGGGTTTATCTTGCGACAGAAATTCTCTGGACGACAAGGAAACCCTGATATGGCTAAAATCTTTACGGATGATGAGTTGAAGAAGGCCACCAACAATTATGATGAGAGCACCATCGTGGGGAAAGGAGGCTTTGGCACTGTTTATAAGGGAATTTTATCTGACAAAAGAGAAGTTGCCATCAAGAAGTCAATATCTGTTGATCAAAACCAAATCGAACAATTCATTAATGAGGTGGTGGTGCTGTCCCAAATTAACCACAGGAATGTGGTCAAGCTCTTGGGTTGTTGTTTAGAGACTCAAGTCCCTCTGCTAGTTTATGAATTCATCTCCAACGGTACGGTCTTTGATTACGTGCATGACCAAAGAAATGCATCAGCTTTCTCTTGGGACATCCGTCTGAGGATAGCAGCAGAAACTGCAGGAGCTCTATCTTATTTGCATTCTGCAGCTTCTGTACCAATCATCCATAGAGATGTGAAGACTACTAACATCCTCTTAGATGCTAAATACACTGCAAAAGTGTCTGATTTTGGAGCTTCAAGATTGGTTCCACTAGATGAAACTCAGCTATCTACGATGGTGCAAGGAACTTTGGGATACCTGGACCCAGAATACTTTCAGACAAGTCAATTGACTGAGAAGAGCGATGTCTATAGCTTTGGAGTAGTACTTGTGGAGCTACTAACGGGTAAGAAAGCACTTTCATTTGATCGACCTGAGGAGGAGAGAAGTCTAGCGATGCATTTTCTTTCTTCAATGAAAGAGGGTAAATTGTTTGAAATTCTTGAGAAGCATATTGTGAATGAGGTAAAGAAAGAGCAGGTACTGGAAATGGCTCAGCTGGCGAAACGGTGCTTGAGTTTGAAAGGGGAGGAAAGGCCTCCTATGAAGGAAGTAGCAATGGAACTGGAAGGCCTCCACAGGATGAAGATGCATCCATGGGTGGCAGTGAATACAGAGGAAACAGAGTTCTTGCTGGCCAGAGAGGAATCCAGTGCTTTTGGTGATGGGGACGGATACACTGCATCAA CCCAAGATAGGCTTCACTGCTCTGATCGTTGTGGAAATTCGACCATTCCATACCCTTTTGGCTTAGACGGCTGTAATCTAAGCCCGGAGTTCCTCATAACCTGCAATGATAGTTTCAACCCTCCGCTGCCATTTCTGAGGAAATCAAATATCAAGGTCAAAAACATAACTCTAGATGGCAAGTTGGAAATCGTCACAATTGCAGCTCGAGATTGCTACAATCAATCAGGTGCACGACAGCCGGGATTCCGACGACGGATCCTCACTTTGTCAAATTTCACCATCTCAAAATCCCAAAACAAGTTCACGGTTATTGGCTGTGACAGTTATGCATACCTCCAAGGCTTTCGAGATGGGAAATTGTATAGCTCCGGGTGCATGTCAGTCTGTGCTGAACGTGAATTCGTGGACGATAATTCTTGCTCCGGCAGTGGGTGTTGCCAGATAGAGATTCCCGACGGACTGTACCGCGCAAATGTCACTGCATACAGCTTCAATAATCACACCAATGTCTCGGATTTCAACCCCTGTACTTATGCCTTTATTGTAGAAGATAGCAAATTTAATTTCTCCTTCAAATACCTTCAAAATATATCAAATACTGCAGAATTCCCAATGGTTCTTGATTGGGCAATCGAGGACAACAACACAAACGCCTGTAAGGACCATGCCCAAAGTTATCAGCCACCTGGCAACATTTCGGGGTATCGCTGTGAATGCAAGGCTGGTTACCAGGGGAACCCATACGTTGGTTGCCAAG ATATCAATGAATGCGAAAATGAAAATGAGTGCACAGATAAATGCACTAACACGGAGGGAAACTATACATGCTCTTGCCCGAAGGGATACCATGGCGATGGAAGAAAGGATGGACAAGGTTGCACTCCCAATCAATTGTCACTTGTTAAAATCACTCTAG GTGTTGGCATAGGCTTTACAGCCTTGGTTGTTATTGCCTCCTGGCTTTACTTGGTCTTCAGGAAACAAAAGCTCATCAAGCTAAAGGAAAAATTCTTCCAGCAAAATGGTGGCGCCATCTTACAACAGAAACTTTCTAGACGAGAAGGAACCCCTGATCACACAGCAAAAATCTTCACAGCAGAGGAGTTGAAGAAGGCCACCAATAATTATGATGAGAGTACAATAATTGGCAAAGGAGGTTTCGGCACTGTTTATAAAGGAATTTTAACAGATAACAGACTAGTTGCCATTAAGAAGTCAATAACAGTTGATCAAAACCAAATTGAGCAATTCATTAATGAGGTGGTGGTGCTGTCCCAAATTAACCACAAGAATGTAGTCAGGCTCTTGGGTTGTTGTTTAGAGACTCCAGTCCCGTTACTAGTTTATGAATTCATCACCAATGGTACCCTCTTCGACCACATACACAATGAAAGCAATGGATTATCAGCCCTCTCTTGGGAGACTCGTCTAAAGATAGCTGCAGAAATGGCAGGAGCATTGTCCTATTTGCATTCAGCAGCTTCTGTGCCAATCATCCACAGAGATGTCAAGACTACCAACATCCTCTTAGATGCTGATTACACTGCAAAAGTGTCTGATTTTGGAGCTTCAAGGTTGGCTCCACTGGATGAAACTCAGTTATCCACTATGGTGCAAGGAACTTGGGGATACCTGGACCCAGAATACCTACACACAAGTCAATTGACTGATAAGAGTGATGTGTATAGCTTTGGAGTAATACTTGTGGAGCTACTGACAAGTATGAAGGCACTTTGCTTTAATCGTCCCGAGGAAGAGAGAAGTCTGGCTATGTATTTTCTTTCTTCTGTGAAAGGGGGGAAATTATTTGAGGTTCTTGATAGTCGTATCATAAATCAAGGAAAGGAAAAGCAGATGGAGGAAGTGGCGAGGCTAGCCACTCGTTGCTTAAGATTGAAAGGGGAGGAGAGGCCCTCTATGAAGGAAGTTGCAATGGAATTAGAGGGCCTAAAAATGATGGAAGTGCATACATGGGCTGAAGTAAACCTAGAGGAGACAGAGTACCTGCTTGGTGAGAAATCCAACAATTTTGGTCATGGAGATGATAGCACTGCAAGTGCTGGCTATGATAGCATGAAAAACCATGTGATTTTATCAGTAGGTGATGgtagatga